Within Flavobacterium pisciphilum, the genomic segment TTGTTAAAATAAAATAAAATTTAATTTTGTTCATTATTGTTGATTTTTAGGTGCGCAAGATACAATATTGATTTATTTTTGTAAAGAATTTAACTCCGATTTTTGAAAATTTATGAGAATAGATAAATACTTATGGTGCGTGCGCTATTACAAGACTCGAAATTTGGTTACTGAGGCATGCAAAAAAAACCATGTCACAGTGAATGGCCAAGTTGCAAAACCTTCAAAAGAAGTTTTTCCAACTGATAAAATTACATTTCGAAAAGATCAAATCACTCAAATCATAACCGTCCTCGACATCCCAGAAAATAGAGTTGGCGCAAAACTTGTCGATATATACAGAAAGAACGAAACTCCAGCTGAGGCATATGCTCATTTGGAACTACTAAAACTTTCCAAAGAACATTACCGAAAAAACGGCACTGGTAGACCAACTAAAAAAGATCGCAGGGACATTGATGAATTTGGAAATGACATCCCTGATGACGAAGACGAATCTTAATAAGATTCAAATTAGATCAACACAACTTTTATTATTTTAAAAAAAAACTATAATGAGCAAGAACATCATCTTAACAAATCAAGAAATCGAACATAAAATTAAACGAATCGCTTATCAAATATACGAGACCTTTGTAGAGGATGATGAAATCGTAATTGCCGGCATAGCTGCTAACGGATATATCTTTGCCGAAAAACTAGCAACAGCATTAGAATCTATTTCTTCTATTAAAGTATCTCTTTGCGAAGTACAGATAAACAAACAGAAACCAGAATCTCCAATAAATACGTCCCTAACCAAAGATCAATACGCAAACAAAGGATTGGTTCTTGTAGATGATGTATTAAACTCTGGTACAACTTTAATATATGCTGTTCGTCATTTTCTTGATGTACCTCTAAAAAAATTCAAAACTGCTGTCCTTGTAGACAGAAACCACAAGAAATATCCCGTAAAAGCAGACTTTAAAGGAATATCTCTTTCAACATCATTATTAGAACACGTACAAGTTGTATTTGATGAAAACAACAACAATTAC encodes:
- a CDS encoding RNA-binding S4 domain-containing protein; translated protein: MRIDKYLWCVRYYKTRNLVTEACKKNHVTVNGQVAKPSKEVFPTDKITFRKDQITQIITVLDIPENRVGAKLVDIYRKNETPAEAYAHLELLKLSKEHYRKNGTGRPTKKDRRDIDEFGNDIPDDEDES
- a CDS encoding phosphoribosyltransferase family protein, translating into MSKNIILTNQEIEHKIKRIAYQIYETFVEDDEIVIAGIAANGYIFAEKLATALESISSIKVSLCEVQINKQKPESPINTSLTKDQYANKGLVLVDDVLNSGTTLIYAVRHFLDVPLKKFKTAVLVDRNHKKYPVKADFKGISLSTSLLEHVQVVFDENNNNYAFLS